In a genomic window of Sarcophilus harrisii chromosome 4, mSarHar1.11, whole genome shotgun sequence:
- the ECM1 gene encoding extracellular matrix protein 1 isoform X2, whose product MPSPCSGMEAPRTAALVLVVWALGASASHGGPKPSEQRESIPQFFLFSQEEVGYAAPPAPPRPQEPSLQDPVTPQHIFVGQETVDYLFEDFPVQQAQSPQRIPLETGKSTPNEAIPLQKEVHAPQLPIEQKEVESPFHPPKDDGFPQQEQKEIDFSQDEEHPNGQREMEHPNPGSSPYNQPRHCPQDPRFGGWGHRLDGFPPGRPSPDNIDQICLPDRKHVVYGPWNLPQTGHSHLSRQGNALNFLETGYTRCCHLKMGRLDCAASVWADALFRFCESEFSVKTRAYSCCWLRGEARLSCFQENAPLPDYKLLQGPCPGHPPRPSSGLAVSFPPGVPTQGNIRNICRFRRYRAVPRGLQILDHLVPQLRAVAQLEGKFKRCCHQGDNYTCARQAWEDVLDNYCDEELAIKTHHHVCCHRSPISARDECFARHAPYPNYDRDILTVDLSRITPDVMNQLCGHQKVLTKHKQIPGLIRNMTARCCKLPAAEQGACAEEEKSAFIEDLCGSRRDSWRDSDYCCDEKPGDEQTNCFNIHYLRNVALVAGVAQKPKDQQETGTTELPPASPTPEHKGE is encoded by the exons GACCCAAGCCTTCCGAGCAGAGAGAGTCGATTccccagtttttcctttttagccAGGAAGAAG TTGGCTATGCAGCTCCCCCTGCTCCTCCCAGGCCCCAAGAACCCAGTCTTCAAGACCCTGTCACACCCCAGCACATCTTTGTGGGACAAGAAACGG TGGATTACCTGTTTGAAGACTTTCCTGTGCAGCAGGCACAAAGCCCTCAGAGAATCCCTTTGGAGACCGGAA AATCCACTCCTAATGAAGCCATACCTCTTCAAAAGGAAGTGCATGCCCCTCAGCTCCCCATCGAGCAGAAAGAAG TAGAGTCTCCTTTCCACCCTCCAAAGGATGATGGGTTTCCCCAACAAGAGCAGAAAGAAA TCGATTTCTCTCAGGATGAAGAGCATCCCAATGGCCAGAGAG AAATGGAACATCCCAACCCAGGATCCTCCCCTTACAACCAGCCTCGTCACTGCCCTCAAGACCCCCGCTTTGGGGGCTGGGGTCACCGACTGGACGGCTTCCCCCCTGGGCGCCCTTCCCCGGACAACATCGACCAGATCTGCCTCCCTGACCGCAAGCACGTGGTGTACGGCCCTTGGAACCTGCCTCAGACCGGTCACTCCCACCTCAGCCGCCAGGGGAATGCCCTCAACTTCCTGGAGACAGGATACACCCGCTGCTGCCACCTCAAAATGGGCCGACTGGATTGTGCGGCGTCTGTG TGGGCAGACGCCCTGTTTCGGTTCTGTGAGTCTGAGTTCTCAGTCAAGACCAGAGCCTACTCATGCTGCTGGCTGCGGGGGGAGGCCCGCCTCTCCTGCTTCCAAGAGAATGCCCCCCTGCCAGACTACAAGCTTCTCCAAGGGCCCTGCCCCGGTCACCCCCCCAGGCCTTCCTCCGGTCTGGCGGTGTCCTTCCCCCCGGGAGTCCCCACGCAGGGCAACATTAGGAACATCTGCCGTTTCCGCCGATACCGAGCTGTTCCCCGAGGGCTTCAAATACTGGACCACCTTGTGCCTCAGCTCCGGGCCGTGGCGCAGCTCGAGGGAAAATTCAAGCGCTGCTGCCACCAAGGAGACAACTACACCTGTGCCCGGCAGGCA TGGGAGGATGTTCTGGACAATTACTGTGACGAGGAGCTGGCAATTAAGACCCACCATCACGTTTGTTGCCACCGCTCCCCCATCTCTGCCCGTGATGAATGCTTTGCTCGCCACGCTCCCTACCCCAACTATGACCGGGACATCTTGACCGTTGACCTCAGCCGGATTACTCCTGATGTGATGAACCAGCTCTGTGGACACCAAAAAGTCCTCACCAAGCA tAAGCAGATTCCTGGGCTTATCCGGAACATGACGGCCCGGTGCTGCAAACTGCCAGCAGCGGAGCAAGGGGCCTGTGCAGAGGAGGAG AAATCGGCCTTCATTGAGGATCTCTGTGGCTCCCGACGTGACTCATGGAGGGATTCTGATTACTGTTGTGATGAGAAGCCTGGGGATGAACAAACCAACTGCTTCAATATCCATTATTTAAGGAATGTGGCTTTGGTGGCCGGGGTGGCCCAGAAACCCAAGGACCAGCAAGAGACGGGGACAACTGAACTACCTCCTGCCAGCCCCACTCCAGAGCACAAAGGAGAATGA
- the ECM1 gene encoding extracellular matrix protein 1 isoform X1: MPSPCSGMEAPRTAALVLVVWALGASASHGGPKPSEQRESIPQFFLFSQEEVGYAAPPAPPRPQEPSLQDPVTPQHIFVGQETVDYLFEDFPVQQAQSPQRIPLETGIESTPNEAIPLQKEVHAPQLPIEQKEVESPFHPPKDDGFPQQEQKEIDFSQDEEHPNGQREMEHPNPGSSPYNQPRHCPQDPRFGGWGHRLDGFPPGRPSPDNIDQICLPDRKHVVYGPWNLPQTGHSHLSRQGNALNFLETGYTRCCHLKMGRLDCAASVWADALFRFCESEFSVKTRAYSCCWLRGEARLSCFQENAPLPDYKLLQGPCPGHPPRPSSGLAVSFPPGVPTQGNIRNICRFRRYRAVPRGLQILDHLVPQLRAVAQLEGKFKRCCHQGDNYTCARQAWEDVLDNYCDEELAIKTHHHVCCHRSPISARDECFARHAPYPNYDRDILTVDLSRITPDVMNQLCGHQKVLTKHKQIPGLIRNMTARCCKLPAAEQGACAEEEKSAFIEDLCGSRRDSWRDSDYCCDEKPGDEQTNCFNIHYLRNVALVAGVAQKPKDQQETGTTELPPASPTPEHKGE; the protein is encoded by the exons GACCCAAGCCTTCCGAGCAGAGAGAGTCGATTccccagtttttcctttttagccAGGAAGAAG TTGGCTATGCAGCTCCCCCTGCTCCTCCCAGGCCCCAAGAACCCAGTCTTCAAGACCCTGTCACACCCCAGCACATCTTTGTGGGACAAGAAACGG TGGATTACCTGTTTGAAGACTTTCCTGTGCAGCAGGCACAAAGCCCTCAGAGAATCCCTTTGGAGACCGGAA TAGAATCCACTCCTAATGAAGCCATACCTCTTCAAAAGGAAGTGCATGCCCCTCAGCTCCCCATCGAGCAGAAAGAAG TAGAGTCTCCTTTCCACCCTCCAAAGGATGATGGGTTTCCCCAACAAGAGCAGAAAGAAA TCGATTTCTCTCAGGATGAAGAGCATCCCAATGGCCAGAGAG AAATGGAACATCCCAACCCAGGATCCTCCCCTTACAACCAGCCTCGTCACTGCCCTCAAGACCCCCGCTTTGGGGGCTGGGGTCACCGACTGGACGGCTTCCCCCCTGGGCGCCCTTCCCCGGACAACATCGACCAGATCTGCCTCCCTGACCGCAAGCACGTGGTGTACGGCCCTTGGAACCTGCCTCAGACCGGTCACTCCCACCTCAGCCGCCAGGGGAATGCCCTCAACTTCCTGGAGACAGGATACACCCGCTGCTGCCACCTCAAAATGGGCCGACTGGATTGTGCGGCGTCTGTG TGGGCAGACGCCCTGTTTCGGTTCTGTGAGTCTGAGTTCTCAGTCAAGACCAGAGCCTACTCATGCTGCTGGCTGCGGGGGGAGGCCCGCCTCTCCTGCTTCCAAGAGAATGCCCCCCTGCCAGACTACAAGCTTCTCCAAGGGCCCTGCCCCGGTCACCCCCCCAGGCCTTCCTCCGGTCTGGCGGTGTCCTTCCCCCCGGGAGTCCCCACGCAGGGCAACATTAGGAACATCTGCCGTTTCCGCCGATACCGAGCTGTTCCCCGAGGGCTTCAAATACTGGACCACCTTGTGCCTCAGCTCCGGGCCGTGGCGCAGCTCGAGGGAAAATTCAAGCGCTGCTGCCACCAAGGAGACAACTACACCTGTGCCCGGCAGGCA TGGGAGGATGTTCTGGACAATTACTGTGACGAGGAGCTGGCAATTAAGACCCACCATCACGTTTGTTGCCACCGCTCCCCCATCTCTGCCCGTGATGAATGCTTTGCTCGCCACGCTCCCTACCCCAACTATGACCGGGACATCTTGACCGTTGACCTCAGCCGGATTACTCCTGATGTGATGAACCAGCTCTGTGGACACCAAAAAGTCCTCACCAAGCA tAAGCAGATTCCTGGGCTTATCCGGAACATGACGGCCCGGTGCTGCAAACTGCCAGCAGCGGAGCAAGGGGCCTGTGCAGAGGAGGAG AAATCGGCCTTCATTGAGGATCTCTGTGGCTCCCGACGTGACTCATGGAGGGATTCTGATTACTGTTGTGATGAGAAGCCTGGGGATGAACAAACCAACTGCTTCAATATCCATTATTTAAGGAATGTGGCTTTGGTGGCCGGGGTGGCCCAGAAACCCAAGGACCAGCAAGAGACGGGGACAACTGAACTACCTCCTGCCAGCCCCACTCCAGAGCACAAAGGAGAATGA
- the ECM1 gene encoding extracellular matrix protein 1 isoform X3: protein MPSPCSGMEAPRTAALVLVVWALGASASHGGPKPSEQRESIPQFFLFSQEEVGYAAPPAPPRPQEPSLQDPVTPQHIFVGQETVDYLFEDFPVQQAQSPQRIPLETGIESTPNEAIPLQKEVHAPQLPIEQKEVESPFHPPKDDGFPQQEQKEIDFSQDEEHPNGQREMEHPNPGSSPYNQPRHCPQDPRFGGWGHRLDGFPPGRPSPDNIDQICLPDRKHVVYGPWNLPQTGHSHLSRQGNALNFLETGYTRCCHLKMGRLDCAASVWEDVLDNYCDEELAIKTHHHVCCHRSPISARDECFARHAPYPNYDRDILTVDLSRITPDVMNQLCGHQKVLTKHKQIPGLIRNMTARCCKLPAAEQGACAEEEKSAFIEDLCGSRRDSWRDSDYCCDEKPGDEQTNCFNIHYLRNVALVAGVAQKPKDQQETGTTELPPASPTPEHKGE from the exons GACCCAAGCCTTCCGAGCAGAGAGAGTCGATTccccagtttttcctttttagccAGGAAGAAG TTGGCTATGCAGCTCCCCCTGCTCCTCCCAGGCCCCAAGAACCCAGTCTTCAAGACCCTGTCACACCCCAGCACATCTTTGTGGGACAAGAAACGG TGGATTACCTGTTTGAAGACTTTCCTGTGCAGCAGGCACAAAGCCCTCAGAGAATCCCTTTGGAGACCGGAA TAGAATCCACTCCTAATGAAGCCATACCTCTTCAAAAGGAAGTGCATGCCCCTCAGCTCCCCATCGAGCAGAAAGAAG TAGAGTCTCCTTTCCACCCTCCAAAGGATGATGGGTTTCCCCAACAAGAGCAGAAAGAAA TCGATTTCTCTCAGGATGAAGAGCATCCCAATGGCCAGAGAG AAATGGAACATCCCAACCCAGGATCCTCCCCTTACAACCAGCCTCGTCACTGCCCTCAAGACCCCCGCTTTGGGGGCTGGGGTCACCGACTGGACGGCTTCCCCCCTGGGCGCCCTTCCCCGGACAACATCGACCAGATCTGCCTCCCTGACCGCAAGCACGTGGTGTACGGCCCTTGGAACCTGCCTCAGACCGGTCACTCCCACCTCAGCCGCCAGGGGAATGCCCTCAACTTCCTGGAGACAGGATACACCCGCTGCTGCCACCTCAAAATGGGCCGACTGGATTGTGCGGCGTCTGTG TGGGAGGATGTTCTGGACAATTACTGTGACGAGGAGCTGGCAATTAAGACCCACCATCACGTTTGTTGCCACCGCTCCCCCATCTCTGCCCGTGATGAATGCTTTGCTCGCCACGCTCCCTACCCCAACTATGACCGGGACATCTTGACCGTTGACCTCAGCCGGATTACTCCTGATGTGATGAACCAGCTCTGTGGACACCAAAAAGTCCTCACCAAGCA tAAGCAGATTCCTGGGCTTATCCGGAACATGACGGCCCGGTGCTGCAAACTGCCAGCAGCGGAGCAAGGGGCCTGTGCAGAGGAGGAG AAATCGGCCTTCATTGAGGATCTCTGTGGCTCCCGACGTGACTCATGGAGGGATTCTGATTACTGTTGTGATGAGAAGCCTGGGGATGAACAAACCAACTGCTTCAATATCCATTATTTAAGGAATGTGGCTTTGGTGGCCGGGGTGGCCCAGAAACCCAAGGACCAGCAAGAGACGGGGACAACTGAACTACCTCCTGCCAGCCCCACTCCAGAGCACAAAGGAGAATGA